One Ostrea edulis chromosome 6, xbOstEdul1.1, whole genome shotgun sequence genomic window, tttttcgtggtgtgtgatatttgttcatgtaatatatgtctcttgataaagacgcgggttgtgtcgaaaatttgtgttttgaataatcaacagtgtcgtggccttttcagtgcttttataaatttctttcctggccttgtatcttcctAGATTcaacactttaagaaagtagggtgttgttgggttttcgtgcttttatatatatataattgaagtaaaaaattgcattttacTAAATCAGTAAGAAGATCACCTTACACAGAgttcaaatattttcaacagGTTGTCACAATGATACGGATTGTACTGCGGGCGTCTGTCCGTCCCATCAGCGTGTCAGCTGTCAGCACTATCACTGTACTTGTCACCACTCATCTGAACATggaggtgagagagagagagagagagagagagagagattagtCGTGGTATGTCTATTTATGATTTAAACCTGACAAGCCTTTTATAAATATCCTTATCATGATagaataacaggagtatatgtAACAGACAACGCTGTTGGTTCTCTTTATTATGGAACAACAAAAATATGAAGACCCTGtaacaaataacaaatatttggCATGTATGACTATAATCTCTATATTATcatcaaagggagataattcaattacatgaaatttacaaattcaaaCCCCCCACTTTaaccaatatatatttatcatagaatatttataataattatccttaaaatgtatatataatcattGCAATATATAAAATCACAACGTGCATACCATTCAATGAGAATGGGTCATGAAACTCACAGTATACAAGAGAATAGAGTGACAGGCTAACTTTGTAGATGTCTACTAGgcataaaacaaaatgtttactgtaaaaaatatgaaacagtGAGACATCATGAATTAACTTACTTACACACAACTTTATATCTAAAGTCTCACTCTCACAAACCGTTTACTCGAAGGAAAGTGATTCAAGGAATTAAGTGCATAATTACCGGGTTAACATTTAAAAGAGAATttagataatatacatgtacatatattaaacatttatgGTTCGcactctcacgccaacaagcaacacaccttcgcgccgtcacgccaacaagcaatacGCCTTCGTGCCGTGTTGTTTGTTGGCTTGAcggcgcgaaggcgcgttgcttgttggcgtgagagcgtaaaggcgcgttgcttgtctgcacgaaggtgcgttgcttgttggcgtgagagcgcgaaggcgcgttgcttgttggcgtgacggcgtgttgtgactaacgcgcagtcgcgcttttgcaaatggccctatccggacaccatatgAATGAGATAAACTCAATACTAGTCACCAAAactcaacaacaacaacaacaacaacaaaaaaatggcCAACACTTTCAGAAGCTAGATAAGGTGtgaaacaaaatacaaagaAGTCCAAGAACTTCTGGTGGAAAACACAAGAACCAACCAAAAAGCATAagacaaaataaaacacaaattaaattaaaatacaaaataactaTGACCATAATATACTAGAGCCCTGAGGCTAACTCTGGACCTTTCTAGCAAATGAGCATTCAAAAATCAATACACTGAACTACAGGTTGGTTGAATGAAAGGTGTAAATCTGGGATTCATTTGTAGAAGTGTAATGCaaaataacaatatatgtatatatataccgtattaatttcttcaataaataAATGGGCATGCAATATGCATTGctatgcatgaaaggtgaagataacgaacagtgatcaatctcataactcctataagcgatacaaatagagagtagggcaaacacggacccctggatataccagaggtgggatcaggtgtctaggaggagtaagcattccctgtctaccggtcacaaccgccgtgagccctatatcttgatcaggtaaacgaagttatccgtagtcaaaattagtgtgccaagaacggcctaacaatcagtatgaaacaagttagacagcatttgacccaatgataaacTAGATTGATACAACCACCATATGAAACATCAGTCTATCACATATACAAGGATACCTATTGACGCAATCGTCAAATTCGACCGCAACTGCTTGGTAACGATCATAACTATTCTACAAGAATTAGAGGTTTCCATTCCATGTAATAAATACTATGCAAAGCAAACATTTAGAAAAAGATTGAAGCTAATTCTCCCCTGCAGtcagtttatattttaaaattggtaggaaatgaaatatacagtatTCTGGCAGAAAAGGGTTATTGTTGCCAATAAATAGCTTCTTctacaaagaaataaacatacCTCCTTTGTAGATGCTTCGATTCCATGGCGTGGCCACTCTTGGGTTTATTTGTAAAAGTAAAACACTGAAGTTTCATCTTTTTTGTTAATGCATTTGATACTAAACTGAAACGAAATGAATAATATTTAGTAGgaacaggtagccctttactaaaattgtaaatatcatgatccCGGGGATAGGGAGGGGGCCCAAAATTGTCATAGTGATTATcatctttatcatttttaattttgctgataatgtatgaaaactaaatgtataattAGGAAATCAGAAAGGCATGTACCAAACTTGAAATTACACAaacccagggttttgattcTAGGACGTGTCCAAAATAGTACtatagtgttaatataacatatagTACGTAGAGTCTCTCATCAGTATGGTCACtgtcgggggcatttgtgttttaaaaacacatcttgtttttttttttttacagctgCTGAATGTTAGAATTTAGTTTACATATGCAAAACAGGAAAATCATTTATAGAATTCATAGCTGATACTTTTAACTGATATTCacgtgactgataaggcctgtgggcctcttgtttaaatcgTTTATATATACGCTTTACTAAATCGTAGAAGCGattatttaaatcatttataccaTTTACTAAATCATAGAAacgattttttttatacatagaAACGACTTTTCAAATCGTAGAGATGACTTTCTAAACCGTAGAAACGAATTTTCGAACTGTATAAACGACTTTTTTTAATGGTTTCTACGATTTACTTAATCGtagaaatgatttatttcattttttctacTAGATTAGAATGACACGATTACGCCGCCATACGTACCTGCTGAAAAACatgacacatacatgtataaagcaaTACCATATTCTTATATGATTGTTCTTGAAAAGGGTAacatataaatattgaaaaatattaattaaataagataaaaaggtgaagataacgaatcgtgattaatctcataactcctacaagaaatacaaaatagagagttggatacaccagaggtgggatcaggtgcccaggagaagtaagcatcctctgtcaaccggtcacatccaccgtgagccctatatcttgatcaggtaaacggagttatctgtagtcaagatcagtgcgccaagaacggcctaacaatcggtatgaaacacgttagacagcatttgacctaataataagttgtattggccaactagattgttataacgaccgtagaattttgcaaaatgctgactttaaacgagactgttgaaacccctgcaccatcaacttgttatcagtagcctgttttgatttaaaaactgatcatatgtggaacaatctcttgcgtatTTAATCTGAATTGTCTCTTTCAGTGCAAGAATAAATAGTACGAGTTAACAAATTCCATGTACTGGACCCGATTAGAATGACACCAACGATTTGCAGGGGAAAAAACACTCGCTATTTATCAAAATCGTTATTAAATGCAATATAACGACtgtaattttatttgataaaataatcCATCATAAAGGCTtttgaattattgtttttctcTTTACAATGCCAGGTCAGCAGTTGATCGTGGTCGTCTTTTTAAAACCATAACATTACAGTCGCCTGCCTCTCGGCTGCcgataatgaaaatgaaaataaatcatttcatttttttttcaatatgataACATATCTGCTACATCTAAACGTcataattaatttattacacaCTGTATATTACACATATCATTGATCGTGTTTTAGATGGTAATATGTAGAACAAATGCATAGACATATGTTTATTATGTATACTTCTCCAGAATCAGTAACACATAACACAGGAGGAAAGGGGCACACAACACGTGCAGCTACAACGACACAATCATCCACAACAGACCCACCAACCTCAACACAACCAACTACAACACCATCTCCCTCAACGACACAATCATCCACAACAGACCCACCAACCTCAACACAACCAACTACAACGCCATCTCCCTCAACGACACAATCATCCACAACAGACCTACCAACCATAACACAACCAACTACAACACCATCTCCCTCAACGACACAATCATCCACAACATACCTACCAACCACAACACAACCAACTACAACGCCATCTCCCTCAACGACACAATCATCCACAACAGACCTACCAACCACAACACAACCAACTACAACACCATCTCCCTCAACGACACAATCATCCACAACAGACCTACCAACCACAACACAACCAACTACAACACCATCTCCCTCAACGACACAATCATCCACAACAGACCTACCAACCACAACACAACCAACTACAACGCCATTTCCCTCAACGACACAATCATCCACAACAGAGCCGCCAACCTCAACACAACCAACTACAACACCATTTCCATCAACGACACAATCATCCACAACAGAACCACTAACCTCAACACAACCAACTACAATACGATCTTCAACAAAGGGTCCAATGACTACAAAATATccttcaacaacaaaaacagcACCAATGCATCAATCAACGTCGGCGTCCATTGCAACACAGTCTACAAAAGCGAATTCAATTACGTCATCAATGACAGAGATAACGACAACTAAACTTGCGGTCACCGATCAACCTTCTACTAAACCGACAACGCAGTCAACGACAACACAATCGACTTCTCCGGGGACACGAAAAACGACTAAGGCATTGACTCTATCAACAGAACAATCCTTTTCACAAGTCCTTGCTGGTAAGGTTTTCATTGGATACATGATACATATCACGATACAAAGTCAGCATCTGTTTGAATAATTGTCAAAGTATCTTGAAACATCACAAACCTCTCAAATCAATCGTTACTTTCTTACCTTTGAAAAAGGTTAATTAAGCGTAATTGCTGTTGAAGACAAGTCCAAGTGTTGCTTGCAATTGTGGTCGGAATATATTGAGGATTGCATGATTAGCAATATTAATACGCCCTATGTCAAAAAATGTTTGCAGTAATTAAACTCTTGTCAGTAACAAGCCTTCATACCATTTTATTTCTCTGTAAAAATACCGAGACGCAAGTGTCTGTCAACTTGACAGTAAAACCAATACTAGTATTCGATACATGAGGTTTTATGTATTATGTCGGATATATAAAAACATGGTGTAATCTCTACAATTTGCTTCCACACATAGTACAAGCAATCTTGACACTTACTCCTTTTGAAATAAAACGTGCAAGTTCTATTACGTGTTTTTGATTATCGTCTTGGTATTTCAGATTGCCCATGCACTTATTACAATACATTTATCACTGTGCCGGGAATAGGGACTCTGCACTGTGCCAATCCCGATAGACGGCGCTGTATTGATGGGAAATGTCATTGTCTGTTGGACCCCGAGGATCCTTAATAGTTTCATTAGTACAGAGCTGTTTTATTActgtaaaaataattaaaatacatggtgAAATTCAGCTGTCTTATTGCATATTCAGCTATAacgtgtctgtgtgtgttttgaGCGTGGTACAATTTGTTTCCCGGTGTAAAAGGATGTTCAGcttcattaattttttataaGTACACATCAAAATAGGTTACAGCTTTACTTAGTGAAATTTGAATAGTCTGGTAACGTATCCAGAAATTGGAATCGGTCGCAAAATCGTATAGGAAACTTCACAAGAAACGAATTAAATTGTAATAGACAgtttaaatttatttcatacaaaaatGGAATATCGCtgattataatgatataatcaAGTACGTGTATCACGGGTTTTGGTCTTCATCGCGGGTTCTTTTGTTCATTGGGGTCCATATGTATACCCAGTATGAACAATAGGTCTGTCATGTAATATATGTAGTTGTAAACCCAaactgattaaaatcagatctttgatccgctccgttattgctGTCGCTACACTAAGTGTGTAAACCGAGAGTGATGTAGTAGGGCTTGCACCAATTCgattgaaaactttaattaaGATTTATCACATACACTTTTTCGGCGcatacaaatcaaaattttcgcatacAAATATCacgattatcgaatataaatcacaAGTTTTGCATATAATATCAAGATTACCGAATATTAATCATGATTTTcacatatgaataataagattatcgaatacatgtatacataaagattttcgcatataaatcaagatttgtttAATATTGCAAAGATTTATATGCCAtacataaacattatacaaatgtataccAAGATTGGCCCCGTCCTGGAgttagaacccctaccctggggatcatgaaatttacacagTTTtcgtagaggccttcctgctcgaCATCActatccatttattttttcttacagatgtgcggttgtagagaagaatatttttgaaaattggtaaattgtTGGCAGTTTTTGCACTGCCCCTAATGCTCTGGGGATGCAGGGGTTTACAAATTTTGTTACCCTTTTCCCAAGGATGatccataccaaatttgaaaagaattgaaatggtagttatgaagaagtGACCCAAAAATTATTACCATTCTAAGTCGTTCAACTTAAGAATTTACATATCCATTATGGAAATTAGAATTAGTCCATATACGATACGCACATTTCTGACTAAAATGGCTAAGtaatagaaaaaatatagatGACCAtgcaaaaaataatgaaattaaattttcaagacttgtaaattatacatgtatatgtaggaCTCGCCTATTTTCTCAAATACCTATTTTCTTAAAGGCATATATGCCGCTTTAAAACAGTATTTTGTTCATGTTAAAAAAACCAGACCAAAATATTGTCAGTATGATCAACTATGAAAAATTATTACGATTTGACAAATCATATACAGGTATTAAAGGAGTACTGGTCCACTCAATGTAAAGAGAAAAAGATaattttctaatgcatattcATTAAGGAATGATGTTTATGGTGGATGTGCGCAAGTGTGCGAGAAAATATCATTAGAAAAACCATGGGAGATGATTATCCGCTTATAGTATGTAGTCGTACTGAATGGtgatttcatgttaaacatgaaattaaACTCCTTTTCCATTGCTCAGATTGATTCTCTCTACCTGTTTCCGTCTGACTTTCATTTATCGCTGAATGTGTCCCGCCAACAGCCTGCAGGCCGTCCATGCTTTCACGTCGCCATAATAATTCCGCGTGTACAGTCACGTGATCATGAATATTTCGAAATGGGGATCATGAATATTTCGAAATGGGGTGTTCACTATCCGACTCGGAAAGTACATAATTAAACAGGAAATTTTTAATCCGACTGAGTTAAATTGCATAAATGCACAACTTGTATACATGCATCCTCACAAGTAAAAGTTTTGTGTGTGGAGGGTATGTGATCACAAAgccttgacttgtgaggatgatatacatgtagcttatatatactactcaaaatttgataaggatcatagatatttttctgtttaaaaaattaataactgcataactggcaatattgtgtccaagtgaaatcaaaaacgtcttcatcaaacttgcacgtgcatttcatgccatgggaaatgcgtttctcatcacagtttatgcttttgctaccattgcacgattttcactcgggcatcggtgtctgattctttctaaaatttcaaactcacttgagtgtttacattacgtttatcaacacaatgccccctcaacgtgtaaggcgccgcctgacgacagaacaactgggcactggtattggaatgcttgacgttggctattcacaacgtgacgttgcaaatgcactaaacgtcagccagcgcgttgtaaacagggcctggaaccgacagcaaacttttggtacaccagcacaccgacatgggggtggtcgtcagaggtcgac contains:
- the LOC125647296 gene encoding probable basic-leucine zipper transcription factor S → MPDGAHNTCSYNDTIIHNRPTNLNTTNYNTISLNDTIIHNRPTNLNTTNYNAISLNDTIIHNRPTNHNTTNYNTISLNDTIIHNIPTNHNTTNYNAISLNDTIIHNRPTNHNTTNYNTISLNDTIIHNRPTNHNTTNYNTISLNDTIIHNRPTNHNTTNYNAISLNDTIIHNRAANLNTTNYNTISINDTIIHNRTTNLNTTNYNTIFNKGSNDYKISFNNKNSTNASINVGVHCNTVYKSEFNYVINDRDNDN